One genomic region from Xenopus laevis strain J_2021 chromosome 2L, Xenopus_laevis_v10.1, whole genome shotgun sequence encodes:
- the mid1ip1.L gene encoding uncharacterized protein LOC432170: MMQISDTYNQKHSLFNAMNRFIGAVNNMDQTVMVPSLLRDVPLDMEVKDEVHNTIGATNYFSRTDMHGYYILLKSIRNDIEWGVVQGEDRKKDKLSNMEISRLEDGDGEEDLEKQFHYHLSGLHTVLNKLTRKAHILTNRYKEEIGFGSWGH, translated from the coding sequence ACCTACAACCAAAAGCATTCCCTGTTCAATGCCATGAACAGATTCATCGGAGCTGTGAATAATATGGACCAGACTGTGATGGTTCCCAGCTTGCTGAGGGATGTGCCTCTAGATATGGAAGTGAAGGATGAGGTTCACAACACCATTGGGGCCACAAATTATTTCTCCCGGACAGACATGCACGGCTATTATATCCTGCTGAAATCCATTCGAAATGACATAGAGTGGGGTGTCGTACAGGGAGAGGACAGGAAAAAGGACAAACTCTCCAACATGGAAATCAGCAGGCTGGAGGATGGAGACGGGGAGGAGGACCTGGAAAAGCAGTTCCACTATCACCTGAGTGGACTCCACACAGTCCTTAACAAACTCACCAGAAAAGCCCATATTCTTACTAACAGATATAAAGAAGAAATTGGGTTTGGCAGTTGGGGACATTGA